The following is a genomic window from Mycobacterium parmense.
CTACCGGCTGGCCCCCGAACACCCGTTCCCCGCCGGGGTCAACGACTGCTGGGCGGTGCTGCAGTGGGTCGCCGAGAACGCCGCCGAGCTGGGGGGCGACCCGGCGCGGATCGCGGTGGCCGGTGACTCGGCGGGCGGCAACCTCGCGGCGGTGATGGCGCACCTGGCCCGGCAGCACGGCGGTCCGGCGCTGGCTTTCCAGCTGCTGTGGTACCCGACGGTCACCGCGGACCTGTCGCTGCCGTCCTACACGGAGAACGCCGCCGCGCCGGTCCTGGACCGCGACGCCATCGATGCCTTTCTGTCCTGGTACCTGCCCGAGCTCGACATCAGCGACCCGACGGCGCTGCCCCCCACGGTGGCGCCGGCCAACGCCGACGACCTGTCCGGTCTGCCGCCCGCCTACATCGGCACCGCCGAGCACGACCCGCTGCGCGACGACGGGGCCCGCTACGCCAAGCTGCTGACGGCCGCGGGCGTGCAGGTCGAGCTGAGCAACGAACCCACCCTGGTGCACGGCTACGTCAGCTTCGCGATGGTAATCCCGGCCGCGGCCGAGGCCACCGACCGGGGGC
Proteins encoded in this region:
- a CDS encoding alpha/beta hydrolase, which encodes MTEPTSDRPAIDPTFKSLLDAFPMTFKAEDGVEVARKRLRLLKVPQEMLPGLRTEDRTVDHGGLAGIPVRIYWPAGAATPAPVVVFYHGGGFCLGDLDTHDPVARAHAAGAEAIVVSVDYRLAPEHPFPAGVNDCWAVLQWVAENAAELGGDPARIAVAGDSAGGNLAAVMAHLARQHGGPALAFQLLWYPTVTADLSLPSYTENAAAPVLDRDAIDAFLSWYLPELDISDPTALPPTVAPANADDLSGLPPAYIGTAEHDPLRDDGARYAKLLTAAGVQVELSNEPTLVHGYVSFAMVIPAAAEATDRGLAALKRALHG